TTGCCGGCTCGTTCTGGTTTTTTGCTGCCACAGCGGTTATTAATCGGATACTCCTGCCTCAAATTTTATGGGTGAAACGTTTTCGAAAGTCGCTTAAATGCCCGGTGATAATAGTTGGGATCTGGGTTATCCTCCGTATGATAAATTTAATAATGTTGTTATTATCACTTCGCGATTTTAGCATGGGTATTGTATTTAACATATGGGGTAACTTCCTAACCGATTCTTTAATTTATATCACTATCCTGGTAATCACCTATTTTATTTTAAATAACAAGAAAAGGCAGCTAAAACTTGCATAAATAATTTTGTCATCCTGAGCGGAGCGAAGGATCTGTTAGTGAACTATGCATATCGGCAATTAGATGCTTCACTATCGTTCAGCATGACAAAAAGAATTTTATTAGTTTTGTGATATGTATTTTTTCAGAAAGAAAGATCCTAACAGACCCACAAACATCAACCTGCGTATTATGCATTTTATCAATGCGCTGGCCATTATTATGTTTTTGGCGGGGATCATCTACAAACTGATACAAGTGTTCATACTTAAAAAATGATGACAATAATAAACACCCATAATGCACCGGCTCCTATCGGGCCATATAGCCAGGCTACCGCAGCTGGAAATTTTGTATTTGTATCGGGCCAGATCCCCCTTAACCCGGTTACCGGTGAACTGGTAACTACCGGTATTACCGACGAAGCGGTAATGGTGATGGAAAACATCAAAGCCATTTTAACCGAGGCCGGTATCGGTTTTGAAAACATTGTAAAAACCAGCATATTTTTAACCGATATGGGCAATTTTGGTCAGGTGAACGAGGTATACGGAAAATATTTTACCGCCAATTTCCCTGCCCGCGAAACGGTACAGGTATCTGCATTACCCAAAGGCGTCAATGTGGAGATTTCGGTTATTGCTGTAAAGTAAGAGCCTCACCCAACCCTCTCCTGAAGGAGAGGGCTTTTGAATAAAATTTTAACCATGCTTATAAAAGTCTCCCCTTTAGGGGAGATTTAGAGGGGCTACTTATCTATGGATCCTTTTCAAACGCCGCTTGTATATCTGAAAGGAGTGGGCCAGTCCCGCGCCGAGGTGTTGAAAAAAGAATTGGCGCTCGCTAATTTCGAGGATCTTCTGCGGCATTTCCCGTTCCGGTATATCGACCGTACCCGTTTCTATAAGATCAAAGATATTCAGGCCGATTTGCCCTATGTACAGGTATTGGCCCGTATCGTAAACAAACAGGTGGTTGGTGAAAAACACACCAAGCGCCTGGTGGTTATGGCAAAAGACGATACCGGATTGCTGGAGCTGGTATGGTTTAAAGGCATCAACTGGATCGAAAAAACGATTGTGCCCGGACAGGTTTATATTGTTTTTGGCAAGCCCGGTTTTTTTAATGGCCAGGCGCAGATGGCTCACCCCGAAATGGAGGTGTACTCGCCGGGCGCGCAAAGGCAGGGTAATGCCAGCCTGCAACCGGTATATAACTCCACTGAAAAACTCAAACAGTTTCAGCTGGATAGTAAGGGCATTCAGAAGATCACTTCTACTTTGCTGGAACTGCATGCACGTGATATTCGCGAGAATTTGCCGCTTTACATTATCCAAAAGTTTAAGCTCATTAGTAGGGCCGAAGCCTACCGAAATATCCATTTCCCGGCAAATGCGCGTTTACTGAATGAAGCTATCCTGCGTTTAAAATTTGAAGAATTGT
This region of Mucilaginibacter inviolabilis genomic DNA includes:
- a CDS encoding DUF6728 family protein; its protein translation is MYFFRKKDPNRPTNINLRIMHFINALAIIMFLAGIIYKLIQVFILKK
- a CDS encoding RidA family protein, whose translation is MMTIINTHNAPAPIGPYSQATAAGNFVFVSGQIPLNPVTGELVTTGITDEAVMVMENIKAILTEAGIGFENIVKTSIFLTDMGNFGQVNEVYGKYFTANFPARETVQVSALPKGVNVEISVIAVK